A segment of the Deltaproteobacteria bacterium genome:
GTAGAACGCCTCTTCCGGCGTCTTGCCCATCAGCGCGCCCGAGTTGTAGATGCGCAGGAGGAACGCGGTGATGTTGCGCGTCACCCGCTTCCACAGCGTCTCGTCGTTCGGCTCGAACACCACCCACTGGGTCCCGATCTCGATCGACTGCTCGATCATCAGGAAGAGGCGGCGGACGTTGATGTAGCGCCACGACGGATCGCTGGAGACGGTGCGCGCTCCCCAGACGCGGATGCCGCGGTCGCCCATGTTCCGGATGCAGTTGATCCCGCGCGGGTTGAGGAAGTCCTGCTCAGGGCGCGAGATGGTGTACTTGAGACCGAGGGCGCCGCGGACGATTTCGTTCGCGGGAGCCTTGTGCACGCCGCGCTCGGAGTCGCTGCGGGCGTAGATGCCGGCCACGTGGCCCGATGGCGGAACGAAGATGTTCCCCTTCTCGGGGTCGTACACCTGGATCCAGGGGAAGTAATACGCCGCGTACTGCGAGTCGCGCGGCTTGGGCATCTTTGCGATGCCATCCTTGCCCAGCTCCTCCGCCGAGTCGAGGATCGCGAAGCGGTACTTGTTGTTCTCGCAGTGCGAGATCACTGCGTCCTGGATCGCCGCATCGCTCTGCCCCGGTGCGCAGACCAGCGAGATCTCCGGGATGTCGTTGAAGACGTTGAGTCCCGAGCGGCGGCCGGGGCCCTCGTCCTTGCCGATGTACAGCGCCGGGTTCACGCCGGCTGGAGCGGCAGGAGCCGCAGGAGCAGCAGCCGGAGCCGGCTTGCCCGACTCGGCAGCCTTCTTCGTCTCCGCTTCCTTCTTCTCCGCTTCCTTCGCTGCCTGCTCCGCGCTCACCGTCTTCGGAGAGACGTTGCAGACGAAGGCCTTGCTGCCGCCGTTGTTGAAGAACCCGTACACGGCGTGCGCGAGGTGGGTCGAGTGCGTGAAGTCGCCGAAGGTCCGGGTGTACTGCGCCCAGTTGGTGATCAGCACGGCCTCGTTGGTGGGGCCGACGGACGACTCGCCGATGAACGCGCAGGTCGAAGTCCCGACTGCTTCGATGGGCTTCGATCCGCGGTCGACCTCCTCGATGTAGACGCCTGGAGACAGATACGACGTTGCCATTGACTACTCCTTACGTTCGGTGGTTGGAGACCGCACAAGGGAGGCGGCCTCGCGTGGGAGATTGCGTTGGTTCCTCTTCTCGATGACCACAGGTCGAACGAACTTCCCCTCCATCCAGGGAGTCACTTCCGCGGCGGAGACACGATCTTCGGCGGCTTCGCCTCCACCCCCAGCTCCCTGGCGCTGATGCTTCCCGGGGGTGGTCTGAGCTGATCGAACACGTCGATGTGGCGCTCGCGGACGCGCTTGCTGCGTCCGAGCTCGCGGCCGGAGAACAGGCGCGCCTCGGTCCGGTAGCCGATGGCGACGCGCGCCGTCTGGCCCAGTCCGGTGAAGACGGCGGCCGCGGTGTCGAGCGTGAACTCGGTGTCGTGGTGCAGCGGCAGGCTGTCCTGCTTGAAGAAGGAATCGCCGGCGAGCTGCTCGCCGTGGAGCTTGGGATGATCGAGGAATGCCTTCATGCCGAGGGCGAGGATCTCGTGCTCGTCGGCGAGGTCGTCGGCGGCGGCGGTGATGAGGTAATGCAGCCCCATCTCCAGCGGGCGCGCGTAGCGGACGACGTGGGTCTCGCCCTTCTCGTCGGTGATCTCTTCCTCGAGGTGCCAGTTCTCGTTGGTGCGCACGTCGACGGAAGGGCGGATGTCGTAGAGGTACAGCACCAGGCAGGGAGCGTTCTTGCGGAGGAAGTCCGTGGTCGGCGCGGCGAGATATGCCTTCGCCTTGCTCCTCTGCGACGAAAGCTCGGCGCGAAGCACGCCGAGGA
Coding sequences within it:
- a CDS encoding phage tail sheath family protein: MATSYLSPGVYIEEVDRGSKPIEAVGTSTCAFIGESSVGPTNEAVLITNWAQYTRTFGDFTHSTHLAHAVYGFFNNGGSKAFVCNVSPKTVSAEQAAKEAEKKEAETKKAAESGKPAPAAAPAAPAAPAGVNPALYIGKDEGPGRRSGLNVFNDIPEISLVCAPGQSDAAIQDAVISHCENNKYRFAILDSAEELGKDGIAKMPKPRDSQYAAYYFPWIQVYDPEKGNIFVPPSGHVAGIYARSDSERGVHKAPANEIVRGALGLKYTISRPEQDFLNPRGINCIRNMGDRGIRVWGARTVSSDPSWRYINVRRLFLMIEQSIEIGTQWVVFEPNDETLWKRVTRNITAFLLRIYNSGALMGKTPEEAFYVKCDSETNPPEVVDAGQMVCEIGIAPVKPAEFVIFRIGQMAGQSK
- a CDS encoding DUF4255 domain-containing protein — its product is MAKHQVIRDVGQTLLGVLRAELSSQRSKAKAYLAAPTTDFLRKNAPCLVLYLYDIRPSVDVRTNENWHLEEEITDEKGETHVVRYARPLEMGLHYLITAAADDLADEHEILALGMKAFLDHPKLHGEQLAGDSFFKQDSLPLHHDTEFTLDTAAAVFTGLGQTARVAIGYRTEARLFSGRELGRSKRVRERHIDVFDQLRPPPGSISARELGVEAKPPKIVSPPRK